In Opitutaceae bacterium TAV5, one genomic interval encodes:
- a CDS encoding GDSL family lipase — translation MNKLRKLFLLAFCVFFCVSVSASEISGTVRDGAGTSAVGYADVVVVPESQAIRTGADGRFRITNLPPGRYQVTVTQEGRLPETLKVEVTDDGLRDVDIPFHKAEPADQPVSRLKDWPWMSVADWHKKHAANVARSRQGSLDVIFFGDSITEQWETSGAKVWEKYFNTGHVANFGIGGDTTQNLLWRIQNNDGLKGLSPEVVVVLIGTNNFGFSKHRPDEVANGITAIVDALCRQFPKTHVLLLGVLPRSPNPDAFVRGLIHEANGGIASLGNRPSVTYLDIESVLLTSTGQTREDIYTKDHLHLAENGYYVLLEILRPYLRKHLDEKTAQRVFK, via the coding sequence ATGAATAAATTACGAAAACTGTTTCTCCTGGCGTTCTGCGTATTCTTCTGCGTATCCGTTTCTGCTTCCGAAATTTCCGGCACGGTCCGCGACGGGGCGGGAACCAGCGCCGTGGGTTATGCCGACGTGGTGGTCGTGCCGGAATCGCAAGCGATCCGCACCGGTGCGGACGGACGCTTCCGCATCACGAACCTCCCTCCCGGACGCTATCAGGTGACCGTAACTCAGGAAGGCCGGCTGCCGGAGACCCTGAAGGTCGAGGTCACCGATGACGGCCTCCGGGATGTCGACATCCCTTTTCACAAGGCGGAGCCGGCAGATCAACCCGTTTCCCGGCTGAAAGACTGGCCATGGATGTCTGTCGCCGACTGGCACAAAAAACATGCCGCCAATGTCGCCCGTTCCCGACAAGGCTCACTCGATGTTATCTTCTTTGGTGATTCGATTACCGAACAATGGGAAACATCCGGGGCCAAGGTATGGGAAAAGTATTTCAATACCGGGCATGTGGCAAATTTCGGTATTGGCGGCGACACGACGCAAAACCTTCTTTGGCGGATACAAAATAATGACGGCCTGAAAGGCTTGTCGCCCGAGGTTGTGGTTGTCCTCATCGGCACGAACAACTTCGGCTTCAGCAAACACCGACCTGACGAAGTCGCAAACGGCATCACTGCCATTGTCGATGCACTCTGTCGCCAATTTCCCAAGACTCATGTCCTGTTGCTGGGGGTGCTGCCTCGGTCTCCCAATCCCGATGCTTTCGTGCGCGGCCTGATTCACGAGGCCAACGGGGGCATCGCGAGTCTGGGCAATCGTCCATCGGTGACTTATCTGGATATCGAGTCTGTTCTTCTGACTTCAACAGGACAAACCCGTGAGGACATTTACACGAAGGACCATCTTCATCTTGCCGAAAACGGTTACTATGTCCTGCTGGAAATTCTGCGCCCGTATTTACGGAAACATCTTGATGAAAAAACAGCTCAAAGAGTTTTTAAGTGA
- a CDS encoding ATPase has translation MQWFAAIMETSWTETLARFLRNEPGVEAVRLDPVTRKVAVATLGEVDMVRLRERLDATLAAIDSQLGTVRPGAMRDRRVRTGHGSGAGATGNASPASLPEDYTVEHGSDGITQVARPTCATAPRFWQWREFAWPELRPDAETGVAGAGEEGSEWKQLAWLAAVCGVSGLAAFLLEKSGVAGDGNTAGDATGGGILAWLPRALYIVALATGGWDAAVDTLKNLRRAKLDIHFLMLAVAVGAVCIGAWGEAALLLFLFSASGAMEEFSVDRTHREVSALLRSAPRQATLVEKDGREREIAVGEIGIADVLRVRPGAVFPADGEVVRGETASDESNLTGEAAPVDKAVGDPVFSGTLNLWGAVDFRVRRLPSESTLQKIIRLIHTAQKLRAPSERLTDRFGPHYTLLVLGVCAAMFLVWWLGMGLPAFVNEEGARSAFYRAMTLLVVMSPCALVLSIPSAILAAIAWGARHGVLFRGGAAIEKLAGIGVVALDKTGTLTTGELVVEGCESFPPGREREVWEYALALELGSQHPLARAIVRDARARGVAEHGVAEFQSLTGHGVSGRVGAVRVVAGRRELLEAGPLAGWSRELPPARPEFTEVWIVAGDLLGRLLLRDQVRAESREVLASLKAAGIRTVMLTGDRRHAAESVARQLGLDEVRAGLLPEQKVEAVRELRAEGCPVAMVGDGVNDAPSLAAADVSIAMGARGSDAALEQAEVILMHDRIENVLSALRLSRRARTIIRQNLVISLGVVGVMALAAISGIVPLAAGVAAHEGSTVVVCLNSLRLLFGKNR, from the coding sequence GTGCAATGGTTCGCCGCGATTATGGAAACCAGTTGGACTGAAACACTCGCGAGGTTTTTGCGCAACGAGCCGGGCGTCGAGGCCGTACGTCTCGATCCGGTGACGCGCAAGGTGGCCGTGGCCACGCTCGGCGAGGTGGACATGGTGCGGTTGCGTGAACGTCTCGATGCCACGCTGGCGGCGATCGACTCGCAACTCGGCACCGTCCGTCCGGGCGCGATGCGCGACAGGAGGGTGCGAACCGGCCACGGATCCGGCGCGGGAGCGACCGGGAATGCGAGCCCGGCGAGCTTGCCGGAGGACTACACGGTCGAACACGGATCCGACGGCATCACGCAGGTGGCGCGGCCGACGTGCGCGACGGCTCCGCGGTTCTGGCAGTGGCGCGAGTTTGCCTGGCCGGAATTGCGTCCGGATGCGGAAACCGGCGTGGCAGGGGCGGGCGAGGAGGGCAGCGAATGGAAACAACTCGCCTGGCTGGCCGCGGTTTGCGGCGTGTCGGGTCTGGCGGCGTTTTTGCTGGAAAAATCCGGTGTCGCCGGAGACGGGAACACGGCGGGCGATGCGACCGGCGGCGGCATCCTCGCGTGGCTGCCGCGCGCGCTCTACATCGTGGCGCTGGCGACCGGTGGATGGGACGCGGCGGTGGATACGCTGAAAAACCTGCGGCGAGCGAAGCTCGATATCCATTTCCTGATGCTGGCCGTGGCGGTCGGCGCGGTGTGCATCGGCGCGTGGGGCGAGGCGGCGCTGTTGTTGTTCCTGTTTTCCGCGTCGGGAGCGATGGAGGAGTTTTCGGTGGACCGCACGCACCGCGAGGTCAGCGCGCTGCTCCGGTCGGCGCCGCGGCAGGCGACGCTGGTGGAAAAGGACGGGCGCGAACGCGAGATCGCGGTCGGGGAAATCGGCATCGCCGACGTGCTGCGCGTGCGGCCGGGCGCGGTGTTTCCGGCGGATGGCGAAGTGGTGCGCGGCGAGACGGCGAGCGACGAATCCAACCTCACCGGCGAAGCCGCGCCGGTGGACAAGGCCGTGGGCGACCCGGTTTTCAGCGGCACGCTCAACCTGTGGGGCGCGGTGGATTTCCGGGTGCGGCGGCTGCCATCGGAAAGCACATTGCAAAAGATCATCCGGCTCATCCATACGGCGCAGAAGCTGCGCGCGCCGAGCGAGCGGCTGACGGACCGGTTTGGCCCGCACTACACGCTGCTCGTGCTGGGGGTGTGCGCGGCGATGTTTCTGGTCTGGTGGCTGGGGATGGGGCTGCCGGCGTTTGTCAACGAGGAGGGCGCGCGGTCGGCTTTTTATCGGGCGATGACGTTGCTCGTGGTGATGAGTCCGTGCGCGCTGGTGCTTTCGATCCCGTCGGCGATCCTCGCGGCGATTGCATGGGGGGCGCGGCATGGCGTGCTGTTTCGCGGTGGCGCCGCCATCGAGAAACTGGCGGGGATCGGCGTGGTGGCGCTCGACAAGACCGGCACATTGACGACGGGCGAACTGGTCGTCGAGGGGTGCGAGAGTTTTCCGCCGGGGCGCGAGCGCGAGGTGTGGGAGTACGCTCTGGCGCTGGAACTGGGTTCGCAGCACCCGCTGGCGCGCGCCATCGTCCGCGATGCGCGGGCGCGCGGCGTGGCCGAGCACGGGGTGGCGGAGTTTCAGTCGCTCACCGGTCATGGCGTGAGCGGCCGCGTGGGCGCGGTGCGCGTGGTGGCGGGGCGGCGCGAGTTGCTGGAGGCGGGGCCGCTCGCCGGCTGGTCGCGAGAGCTGCCGCCGGCGCGGCCGGAGTTTACCGAGGTGTGGATCGTGGCGGGGGATTTGCTCGGACGGCTGCTGCTGCGCGACCAGGTGCGGGCGGAATCGCGCGAGGTGCTGGCGAGCCTGAAGGCGGCGGGCATCCGCACGGTGATGCTGACGGGCGACCGGCGTCATGCCGCCGAGAGCGTGGCGCGGCAGCTCGGGCTCGACGAGGTGCGGGCGGGATTATTGCCGGAGCAGAAAGTCGAGGCGGTGCGCGAACTGCGCGCGGAGGGGTGTCCGGTGGCGATGGTGGGCGACGGCGTCAACGACGCGCCGAGCCTGGCGGCGGCGGACGTGAGCATCGCGATGGGCGCGCGGGGCAGCGACGCGGCGCTGGAGCAGGCCGAGGTGATCCTGATGCACGACCGGATCGAGAACGTGCTGTCGGCCCTGCGGCTGAGCCGGCGGGCGCGGACGATCATCCGGCAAAACCTGGTGATCTCGCTCGGGGTGGTCGGCGTGATGGCGCTGGCGGCGATTTCCGGGATCGTGCCGCTGGCGGCAGGCGTGGCCGCGCACGAGGGCAGCACGGTGGTCGTATGCCTGAACTCACTCCGGTTGCTGTTCGGGAAGAACCGGTGA
- a CDS encoding LacI family transcriptional regulator produces the protein MFASRVTLNDIARATGLSRSGVSRALRNDPRVPAATCERVQAIARKLGYRPDPELSAALRLLRERKAGRYVETLAFLSWHEDRIERAGNLYTRRLFHGARTHAEALGYRLEEYWAREPGMTPRRLQSVLVNRGVRGVLAGPVADEDSRTFAFAWERFSVVAATAAFPDVTMHRARPRNFENSRLALAEAHALGYRRIGLMLDDYVNERSAHAIRSAYLDYQYTRAGLPRLPVLELCGLGPDPGPESARAPEAEPEYKRFAAWRLKHRPDVILASRVVFYEWLRRARLRVPEEVGFISLEGVNEGQAFSHIDQHPDRVGAAGIDLLIAVLNHNTRGVPGEALMVTVAGAWVPGASTRRQPPHGAASSTRRSRAASPVLPEQQPE, from the coding sequence ATGTTCGCCAGCAGGGTAACGCTCAACGATATCGCCCGCGCGACGGGACTCTCCCGCTCGGGTGTGAGCCGGGCCTTGCGCAACGATCCGCGCGTGCCGGCGGCGACCTGCGAACGCGTGCAGGCGATAGCCCGGAAACTCGGTTACCGGCCCGACCCGGAATTGAGCGCAGCGCTGCGCCTGCTGCGGGAGCGAAAGGCGGGGCGTTATGTGGAGACGCTGGCGTTTTTGTCGTGGCACGAAGACCGGATCGAACGTGCCGGCAACCTTTACACCAGACGGCTCTTTCACGGTGCGCGCACCCATGCCGAAGCGCTGGGATATCGGCTGGAAGAATACTGGGCCCGCGAGCCGGGCATGACGCCCCGGCGTCTCCAGTCGGTGCTCGTCAATCGCGGCGTGCGCGGCGTGCTGGCGGGGCCGGTGGCGGATGAGGACAGCCGCACATTCGCCTTCGCCTGGGAGCGGTTTTCGGTCGTCGCGGCCACGGCGGCGTTTCCCGATGTGACCATGCACCGCGCCCGTCCGCGCAATTTCGAGAACAGCCGCCTCGCCCTCGCCGAGGCGCATGCGCTCGGCTACCGCCGCATCGGGCTGATGCTCGACGACTACGTCAATGAACGCAGTGCCCACGCCATCCGTTCGGCGTATCTCGATTATCAGTACACCCGCGCCGGCCTGCCTCGCCTGCCGGTGCTGGAGCTGTGCGGGCTCGGACCCGATCCGGGGCCGGAGTCCGCGCGCGCGCCGGAGGCGGAACCGGAATACAAGCGGTTCGCCGCATGGCGATTGAAGCACAGGCCCGATGTCATCCTCGCCTCCCGCGTGGTGTTTTACGAATGGCTGCGGCGGGCGCGTCTGCGCGTGCCGGAGGAAGTGGGTTTTATATCACTGGAGGGTGTGAACGAGGGGCAGGCGTTTTCGCACATTGACCAGCATCCCGATCGCGTGGGCGCGGCAGGCATCGATCTGCTGATCGCCGTGCTCAACCACAACACGCGCGGCGTGCCGGGCGAAGCGCTGATGGTGACGGTCGCCGGCGCATGGGTGCCGGGCGCCTCCACACGCAGGCAGCCCCCTCACGGGGCCGCCTCGTCCACCCGCCGGTCACGGGCCGCGTCACCGGTTCTTCCCGAACAGCAACCGGAGTGA
- a CDS encoding glycoside hydrolase family 29, giving the protein MSKPATVSTSSVADGTVSRPPASLLLPPHLAPCAAAVHAYSETGSLRAASVEWFREAAFGLFVHYNNTSLLPGSKYDPLPAGVTFEQLSARFRAERFDADAIAGLAAEAGARYVCFTPYHGGGPYLWDSAVGEPSSMRLPAGRDLVAELSAACARRGLGYFHYVHFTLSESHDAVWARNRALLTELGRNYGPVAGWWIDSAPHFHREPEKYPRLAETYALLRTLQPHGLISFCEGVQGDEDYLTFEHRHGLPENAEAGGAGCVIAERHRGKPVEVCTTLQLDQPGGSGWRMWFNVERAYHRTADEAWAELAAARRQGANFLLNTAPRADGSLHPADVETLRALGRRVRAEGLPGPITDGGEGAGAGNRG; this is encoded by the coding sequence ATGTCAAAACCCGCAACCGTCTCCACCTCGTCCGTCGCCGACGGCACTGTTTCCCGGCCTCCAGCGTCCCTCCTGCTTCCGCCTCACCTCGCGCCGTGTGCGGCCGCGGTTCATGCGTATTCGGAAACAGGTTCCCTGCGAGCCGCTTCCGTGGAATGGTTTCGTGAAGCGGCGTTCGGATTGTTCGTCCACTACAACAACACGAGCCTGCTCCCCGGCAGCAAATATGACCCGCTGCCGGCCGGCGTGACATTTGAGCAACTGTCGGCGCGATTTCGGGCGGAGCGGTTTGATGCGGATGCCATCGCCGGCCTGGCGGCGGAGGCCGGAGCGCGTTATGTGTGCTTCACGCCGTATCATGGCGGAGGTCCATATTTGTGGGACTCGGCGGTGGGCGAACCCTCGTCCATGCGACTGCCGGCAGGACGCGATCTCGTCGCCGAATTGTCGGCGGCGTGCGCGCGGCGCGGGCTGGGCTATTTTCACTACGTGCATTTCACGTTGTCGGAATCCCATGACGCGGTGTGGGCCCGCAACCGGGCGTTGCTGACCGAGCTTGGCCGCAACTATGGGCCGGTCGCCGGCTGGTGGATCGACTCGGCGCCGCATTTCCATCGCGAGCCGGAGAAATATCCACGGCTTGCCGAAACATATGCGCTGCTGCGCACGTTGCAGCCGCACGGCCTGATCTCGTTCTGCGAGGGCGTGCAGGGCGACGAGGATTACCTGACGTTCGAGCACCGGCACGGCCTGCCGGAAAACGCGGAGGCGGGCGGCGCGGGCTGTGTCATCGCGGAACGCCATCGTGGCAAACCGGTCGAGGTGTGCACGACGTTGCAACTGGACCAGCCCGGCGGTTCCGGCTGGCGGATGTGGTTCAATGTGGAACGCGCTTATCACCGGACTGCGGACGAAGCATGGGCCGAACTGGCGGCAGCGCGGCGGCAGGGAGCCAATTTTCTGCTCAACACCGCGCCGCGCGCCGACGGTTCGCTGCATCCGGCGGATGTGGAAACGTTGCGAGCGCTGGGCCGACGCGTGCGGGCGGAAGGACTGCCCGGGCCGATAACGGACGGCGGCGAGGGAGCAGGCGCCGGCAACCGCGGATGA
- a CDS encoding LacI family transcriptional regulator → MATSDPRTFRHRESGRRHHRIFRHGKNHPPRLILPATAPPMSASDKPASDRAPASGSANRRVTTIDIARAAGVSKMTVSRALRGERGISQATRQHIQAIAEKLGYRPDPAVSELMGHLRKSRTAGFETLAWMTTYDTIGGWRDNPGTCDIFRGATAQAHRLGYRLEEFSLRTSGMTPKRLGNILYNQGIRGIVLAPLLEHGSIEGFPWQHFATACCSHSLLSPLLHRVSVDHFEVFRVAWQNLVTRGYERIGLCVSETDDTRLAHRWQGALLVENRALPANRGVEPMISDDWNAAAFLRWYRLHKPDVVLSHFPEVLDWMKHAGIRVPRDCGFALLRLWHTKGIAGVDHRFPDIGAATVSLVAGELNTNQYGIPTVRKSVSIECVWQDGPTAPGRS, encoded by the coding sequence ATGGCGACGAGCGATCCTCGCACCTTCAGGCACCGGGAATCAGGCCGCCGGCATCACCGGATTTTCCGCCACGGTAAAAATCACCCTCCGCGCTTAATCCTCCCCGCCACTGCCCCTCCGATGAGCGCCTCCGACAAGCCCGCCTCCGACCGCGCCCCCGCTTCCGGCTCCGCCAACCGGCGCGTCACCACCATCGACATCGCCCGCGCCGCCGGCGTCAGCAAGATGACCGTCTCCCGCGCCCTCCGCGGCGAACGCGGCATCTCGCAAGCCACCCGCCAGCACATCCAGGCCATCGCGGAAAAACTCGGTTACCGGCCCGATCCCGCCGTATCCGAACTGATGGGGCACCTCCGGAAAAGCCGCACCGCCGGCTTCGAAACACTCGCCTGGATGACGACCTACGACACCATCGGCGGCTGGCGCGACAACCCCGGCACCTGCGACATCTTTCGCGGCGCCACCGCCCAGGCCCACCGGCTCGGCTACCGTCTGGAAGAATTCAGCCTCCGCACCTCCGGCATGACCCCGAAACGCCTCGGCAACATTCTCTACAACCAGGGCATCCGCGGCATCGTCCTCGCCCCGCTTCTCGAACACGGCAGTATCGAGGGCTTCCCGTGGCAGCACTTCGCCACCGCCTGTTGCAGCCATTCCCTGCTCAGCCCCCTGTTGCACCGCGTGTCCGTCGACCACTTCGAAGTCTTCCGCGTGGCCTGGCAAAACCTCGTCACGCGCGGCTACGAGCGCATCGGCCTGTGTGTATCCGAAACCGACGACACCCGCCTGGCTCACCGCTGGCAAGGGGCGCTGCTCGTCGAAAACCGCGCCCTCCCCGCAAACCGCGGCGTGGAGCCCATGATCAGCGACGACTGGAACGCTGCCGCCTTCCTCCGCTGGTACCGGCTCCACAAGCCCGACGTCGTGCTCTCCCATTTTCCCGAAGTCCTCGACTGGATGAAACACGCCGGCATCCGCGTGCCGCGCGACTGCGGTTTTGCGCTCCTGCGGCTCTGGCACACAAAAGGCATTGCCGGCGTGGACCATCGTTTCCCCGACATCGGGGCGGCCACCGTCTCGCTGGTCGCCGGCGAGCTCAACACCAACCAGTACGGCATCCCCACCGTTCGCAAAAGCGTCTCCATCGAGTGCGTGTGGCAAGACGGCCCCACAGCCCCCGGCCGCTCGTAA
- a CDS encoding heparinase: MQNLLRTPPARDALHALFRQSPPLSPLPPFGDPRWTTAFTAPAAGPALAAITRLATDPAERDAPLPELTDALYRDYAATGTRIRFEKPYFARRRRLARAAIALLASPDAARDPQSPLLRSFIDKLEDIFAEGSWALPAHVHDTPSGRDPLVIDLFAAETAHLMAELLSVFADIIPPDQQAIIRKKLRRDIFENYLATDCWWMLATNNWNAVCHQGVLGAALTIEDDPDLLAALVEKAARHLPAFLDGFGDDGACSEGPAYWDYGFGWFALLNEQLETRTRGEWSLFAGDEKIRRIAAYGPAMSLHGGHVVNFADCRPDCVLRPSTLQYLGATLDLPDCLRQAGENYTRLATPPVDCDFQRTDFLFWSRFFLRPPAGTHHSKPGTPNAKPGEDAAGVFLPSLGVRVIRGRDRHGNTWELAAKGGHNAEHHNHNDVGNFLLHINGIPFVAEIGMPEYNAAYFSEKRYSILAARTLGHSLPLINGCEQAAGAEFSATVRHAGLTPGATFLPFEADLTRAWPAAANCKSFIRGLSLDPHAGVCLWTDTIHLNGPGTVESGFITDSEHVTIESPAVLVIREPGATLEFRIRTDAPDTTTPPCAWTRIETHPCSMPDGTSRSWRRAILAPSGTGNQAAGITGFSATVKITLRA; the protein is encoded by the coding sequence ATGCAAAACCTCCTCCGCACCCCGCCCGCCCGCGACGCGCTCCACGCCCTCTTCCGACAATCCCCGCCGCTTTCCCCGCTCCCTCCTTTCGGCGACCCGCGCTGGACCACCGCCTTCACCGCTCCCGCCGCCGGCCCCGCGCTCGCCGCGATCACCCGGCTCGCCACCGATCCCGCCGAACGCGACGCCCCCCTCCCCGAGCTCACCGACGCACTCTATCGCGACTATGCCGCCACCGGCACCCGCATCCGCTTCGAGAAACCCTATTTCGCCCGCCGGCGCCGTCTCGCCCGCGCCGCCATCGCCCTCCTCGCCTCGCCCGACGCCGCTCGCGACCCGCAATCGCCGCTTCTCCGGTCCTTCATCGACAAACTCGAGGACATCTTTGCCGAAGGTTCCTGGGCGCTCCCCGCCCATGTGCACGACACCCCCTCCGGACGCGATCCGCTCGTCATCGATCTTTTCGCCGCCGAGACGGCCCATCTCATGGCCGAACTCCTCTCCGTGTTTGCCGACATCATTCCGCCCGACCAGCAAGCCATCATCCGCAAGAAACTCCGGCGCGACATCTTCGAAAACTACCTCGCCACCGACTGCTGGTGGATGCTCGCCACCAACAACTGGAACGCCGTCTGCCACCAGGGCGTCCTCGGCGCCGCGCTCACCATCGAGGACGACCCCGACCTGCTCGCTGCCCTCGTGGAAAAAGCCGCCCGCCACCTCCCCGCCTTTCTCGACGGCTTCGGCGACGACGGCGCCTGCTCCGAAGGCCCCGCGTATTGGGATTACGGATTCGGCTGGTTCGCGCTCCTCAACGAACAGCTCGAAACCCGCACCCGCGGCGAATGGTCCCTCTTTGCCGGCGACGAAAAAATCCGCCGCATCGCGGCCTACGGTCCCGCCATGAGCCTGCACGGCGGTCACGTCGTCAACTTTGCCGATTGCCGCCCCGACTGCGTCCTGCGCCCCTCCACGCTTCAGTACCTCGGCGCCACGCTCGACCTCCCCGACTGCCTCCGCCAGGCCGGAGAAAATTACACCCGGCTCGCCACGCCGCCGGTCGACTGCGACTTCCAGCGCACCGACTTTCTCTTCTGGTCGCGTTTTTTCCTCCGCCCGCCCGCCGGCACCCACCACTCCAAACCCGGAACCCCGAACGCCAAACCCGGGGAAGACGCCGCCGGCGTCTTCCTCCCCAGCCTCGGCGTCCGGGTCATTCGCGGCCGCGACCGCCACGGCAACACCTGGGAACTCGCCGCCAAGGGCGGCCACAACGCCGAGCATCACAATCACAACGACGTCGGCAATTTTCTGCTCCACATCAACGGCATCCCCTTCGTCGCCGAGATCGGCATGCCCGAGTACAACGCCGCGTACTTTTCCGAAAAACGCTACAGTATTCTCGCCGCGCGCACCCTCGGCCACTCGCTCCCGCTCATCAACGGCTGCGAACAGGCCGCCGGCGCGGAATTCTCCGCCACCGTCCGCCACGCTGGCCTCACGCCCGGCGCCACCTTCCTCCCCTTCGAAGCCGACCTCACCCGCGCCTGGCCCGCTGCCGCCAACTGCAAGAGCTTCATCCGCGGGCTCTCCCTCGATCCGCACGCCGGCGTCTGCCTCTGGACGGATACGATTCACCTCAACGGACCCGGCACGGTAGAGTCGGGTTTCATCACCGACAGCGAGCACGTCACCATCGAGTCGCCGGCCGTGCTCGTGATCCGCGAACCCGGCGCCACCCTCGAATTCCGCATCCGGACCGACGCTCCCGACACTACCACGCCCCCCTGCGCCTGGACCCGCATCGAAACCCACCCCTGCTCCATGCCCGACGGCACCTCGCGGTCATGGCGACGAGCGATCCTCGCACCTTCAGGCACCGGGAATCAGGCCGCCGGCATCACCGGATTTTCCGCCACGGTAAAAATCACCCTCCGCGCTTAA
- a CDS encoding glycosyltransferase family 1 yields MKSKFRHIRPLLLVASVLSAAALPSTAQAADYYLQNDQSAGWGWNQLTGGTGWFTSPSGGSNATAMDPAGIYHTRGKILRSTNNATGTDTFGGGTLILENSLFILKTSGAGTAVINHLITQGGSFSLGNIVATGQNLSVSTFEQTDSTRFYADGTSNRGLNLTIGTLSGEGTMTFENLTTNGSTINFSLGITDASAFTGTFSLLGGNLKFTSDLSTAGSLSLATGSNVDLNGKSVTVSSLTVGSTTLDSGTFSAAQLATYGVTATGDGFITVAAIPEPAHAALTVLLAAAGAALALRRRKA; encoded by the coding sequence ATGAAATCGAAATTCCGTCACATCCGTCCCCTGTTGCTCGTCGCCTCAGTTCTCTCTGCCGCCGCCCTGCCCTCCACCGCACAGGCCGCCGATTATTATCTGCAAAATGACCAAAGTGCAGGCTGGGGATGGAACCAACTTACAGGTGGCACCGGCTGGTTCACCAGTCCCTCCGGAGGCTCCAACGCAACCGCCATGGATCCGGCTGGCATTTATCACACGCGAGGAAAAATCCTCCGAAGCACAAACAACGCCACTGGCACTGATACTTTTGGAGGAGGGACACTCATCCTTGAAAACAGCCTGTTCATTCTCAAGACGTCCGGAGCCGGAACCGCAGTGATCAACCACCTGATCACCCAAGGTGGTTCTTTCTCCTTGGGCAACATCGTCGCTACCGGCCAGAATCTTTCGGTCAGCACCTTCGAACAGACAGACTCCACCCGCTTCTATGCCGATGGCACCAGCAACCGGGGCCTCAATCTGACAATCGGCACGCTGTCCGGCGAGGGCACGATGACATTCGAGAACCTCACCACCAACGGATCGACGATCAATTTCAGCCTCGGCATCACCGACGCCTCGGCCTTCACCGGCACGTTCTCCCTGCTGGGCGGAAACCTGAAGTTCACCAGCGATCTCTCCACGGCCGGCTCTCTGTCGCTGGCCACAGGCAGCAACGTGGACCTTAACGGAAAATCCGTCACCGTTTCCTCACTGACGGTTGGCAGCACCACCCTGGATTCCGGCACGTTCTCCGCCGCCCAGCTGGCGACCTATGGCGTCACTGCCACCGGTGACGGGTTCATTACCGTCGCCGCCATCCCCGAGCCCGCGCACGCCGCCCTCACCGTCCTGCTCGCCGCCGCCGGAGCCGCCCTCGCCCTCCGCCGCCGGAAAGCCTGA
- a CDS encoding glycosyltransferase family 1 has protein sequence MNTEKHIIHCRARVLLVVASLLVAGGALPAADYYLQRNQTQGWHWHAVNAGTGWFPKPAGHAPLAEIDPAGIYHTNGFQARTREVNGAGETDLFEGATLVIDGAASGGAGAAAGSLAIKAAGSATAKVNHLVSASGTFVAGTGSRPQNLHIVTFEQSGTTTFAATSPGRGYNLTVEKLTGAGTIKFAEQEITDKSTAFNLTLQDASAYTGTIEFSGGVLSFESNLDAPGATLALKAGSTVDLNGKTLTLSALTVGDATKEPGTYAAADLQGHGVTLSGAGSIIVGASTP, from the coding sequence ATGAACACCGAAAAACACATTATTCATTGCCGCGCCCGCGTCCTCCTCGTCGTCGCTTCCCTGCTCGTTGCCGGCGGCGCCCTGCCAGCCGCCGACTATTACCTCCAGCGCAACCAGACCCAGGGCTGGCACTGGCATGCCGTCAACGCCGGCACCGGCTGGTTCCCCAAGCCTGCCGGCCACGCCCCGCTCGCCGAAATCGATCCGGCCGGCATCTATCACACCAACGGCTTCCAGGCGCGCACTCGGGAAGTCAACGGCGCCGGCGAGACCGACCTCTTCGAAGGCGCCACCCTCGTCATCGACGGTGCCGCCTCCGGAGGCGCCGGAGCCGCCGCCGGTTCGCTTGCGATCAAGGCCGCCGGTTCCGCCACCGCCAAGGTCAATCATCTCGTGTCCGCCTCCGGCACCTTTGTTGCCGGCACCGGCAGCCGCCCGCAAAACCTCCATATCGTCACCTTCGAGCAATCCGGCACCACCACCTTCGCCGCCACGTCTCCGGGGCGCGGATACAACCTCACCGTCGAAAAACTCACCGGCGCCGGCACCATCAAGTTTGCCGAGCAGGAAATCACGGACAAATCCACGGCCTTCAACCTCACCCTTCAGGACGCCTCCGCCTACACGGGAACCATCGAGTTTTCCGGCGGCGTGCTCTCCTTCGAAAGCAATCTCGACGCCCCCGGCGCCACGCTGGCGCTGAAGGCCGGTTCCACCGTCGATCTCAACGGCAAGACCCTCACCCTCTCCGCCCTGACGGTCGGCGACGCGACGAAAGAACCCGGCACCTACGCCGCCGCCGACCTCCAGGGCCATGGCGTCACCCTCTCCGGCGCCGGCTCCATCATCGTCGGCGCTTCGACACCCTGA